Proteins encoded together in one Halalkaliarchaeum sp. AArc-CO window:
- a CDS encoding NUDIX domain-containing protein: MAVQATSAGAILFRDTRDRREYLLLKSRPGDWEFPKGGVEGDEELQQTAIREVEEEAGIEEFRLIDGFREDYDYVFEANGKTIHKTVHLFIAHSFEASAELSKEHRDLQWRDYEQAINTITQDGPREILEEAHEYLDSLLEEQESYV; the protein is encoded by the coding sequence ATGGCGGTCCAAGCGACCAGCGCTGGAGCCATCCTCTTCCGCGACACCCGCGATCGGAGGGAGTATCTCCTCCTGAAGAGCCGACCGGGGGACTGGGAGTTCCCCAAAGGCGGGGTCGAAGGCGACGAGGAGCTCCAGCAGACGGCGATACGGGAGGTCGAAGAGGAGGCCGGGATCGAGGAGTTCCGGCTGATCGACGGCTTCCGCGAAGACTACGATTACGTCTTCGAAGCGAACGGCAAAACGATCCACAAGACGGTCCACCTGTTCATCGCCCACTCGTTCGAGGCGAGCGCGGAGCTGTCGAAGGAGCACCGCGACCTCCAGTGGCGCGACTACGAACAGGCGATAAACACCATCACTCAGGACGGCCCCCGGGAGATACTCGAGGAGGCACACGAGTATCTCGACTCCCTGCTCGAAGAGCAGGAAAGCTACGTCTGA
- a CDS encoding DUF5830 family protein, translating to MSERERKRELGLELLASLEDEDLPMSAVVDRIETITTSPSLTREILDTADRRGLIDREDGRIRVRRGGTFVRFESQVIQRDGEFECRRCGASITNGHFVRFDAGELGPFGSSCVRKVLGRE from the coding sequence GTGAGCGAGCGCGAGCGCAAACGGGAACTCGGTCTCGAGCTACTTGCCAGCCTCGAGGACGAGGACCTCCCGATGTCGGCGGTCGTCGACCGGATCGAGACGATCACGACGAGCCCGTCGCTCACTCGAGAGATCCTCGACACCGCCGATCGGCGCGGACTGATCGACCGCGAGGACGGACGGATCCGGGTCCGACGCGGCGGGACGTTCGTCAGGTTCGAAAGCCAGGTGATCCAGCGGGACGGGGAGTTCGAGTGCAGACGGTGTGGGGCCTCGATCACGAACGGTCACTTCGTCCGGTTCGACGCCGGAGAGCTCGGCCCGTTCGGCTCCTCCTGTGTCAGAAAAGTGCTGGGACGCGAATGA
- a CDS encoding DUF5305 domain-containing protein yields MNERTLRVRAFVDSNWGVLLAVFLLVALAGGWFAYGAYVDPPEETTTETVSSWSVDAEWSHSATVTEDNTVFPVGTELDDRTTYFGAIAPTLSGAFEVGYTATDASDVSIDTESTLVAQSVDEETETVYWSETDVLDSASADGLDPDGTVETTFSINTTALDERIGQIREEIGADPGTLELFVETTVTIEGTFDGDRETAELTYELPLDLDGTTYRVDDPGFLTEEFERTEPVSEPADPGLLGGVLAPILLFVGLVGGAGVAAGRHTGRFAVDDAERDWLAFRDDRSEFDEWVTRISLPGDALERPTARAASLQDLVDFAIDNSAGVIEDPERNTFYVITDEYVYTYEPPAVPTPGRDRDGSDEELLQPKSENTPMSDGVFESEEIVSASVPKTGTAEDDVSAGDEENGTGAADGQPSGSVDGNGGSDNNRRSDGGS; encoded by the coding sequence GTGAACGAACGGACACTCCGGGTTCGCGCGTTCGTCGACTCGAACTGGGGCGTCCTGCTTGCGGTGTTTCTGCTGGTGGCGCTCGCGGGGGGCTGGTTCGCCTACGGCGCGTACGTCGATCCTCCGGAGGAGACGACGACCGAAACGGTCTCCTCCTGGAGCGTCGACGCGGAGTGGAGCCACAGTGCGACCGTCACGGAGGACAACACCGTGTTCCCGGTCGGCACCGAACTCGACGACCGGACTACCTACTTCGGCGCGATCGCGCCGACCCTCTCGGGAGCGTTCGAAGTCGGCTACACCGCGACGGACGCCTCGGACGTCTCGATCGACACGGAGAGCACGCTCGTCGCGCAGTCGGTAGACGAAGAGACGGAGACGGTTTACTGGTCGGAAACTGACGTGCTGGATTCGGCGTCGGCCGACGGGCTCGATCCGGACGGGACCGTCGAGACGACGTTCTCGATCAACACCACCGCCCTCGACGAGCGGATCGGGCAGATCCGCGAGGAAATCGGTGCCGATCCCGGCACGCTCGAACTGTTCGTCGAGACGACAGTAACGATCGAGGGCACGTTCGACGGCGACCGGGAGACGGCGGAACTGACCTACGAGCTGCCGCTCGACCTGGACGGAACGACATACCGCGTCGACGATCCCGGTTTCCTGACCGAGGAGTTCGAGCGGACCGAACCCGTCTCCGAGCCGGCAGACCCCGGGCTTTTGGGTGGCGTCCTCGCGCCGATTCTCCTTTTCGTCGGTCTGGTGGGCGGGGCAGGCGTCGCCGCCGGGCGTCACACCGGCCGGTTCGCGGTCGACGACGCCGAACGCGACTGGCTCGCGTTCCGCGACGACAGGTCCGAGTTCGACGAGTGGGTGACCCGGATCTCGCTGCCCGGTGATGCGCTCGAACGCCCGACTGCTCGCGCCGCATCGCTACAGGATCTGGTCGACTTCGCGATCGACAACTCCGCCGGAGTCATCGAGGACCCCGAACGGAACACGTTCTACGTGATCACCGACGAGTACGTCTACACGTACGAACCGCCCGCGGTTCCCACCCCTGGTCGGGATCGTGACGGCAGCGACGAGGAGCTCCTGCAGCCCAAAAGCGAGAATACACCGATGTCCGACGGCGTGTTCGAGTCCGAGGAGATCGTCTCCGCGTCCGTCCCGAAAACCGGGACAGCGGAGGACGACGTTTCGGCTGGGGATGAGGAGAACGGAACCGGGGCGGCCGACGGACAGCCCTCCGGCTCCGTCGACGGAAACGGTGGCTCGGATAACAACCGACGTTCGGACGGCGGCTCCTAG
- a CDS encoding HAD family hydrolase translates to MERYDLLYRLYDEFDTETLREYQDFVDLFPPVDSRVALDHWQDANDELDRRKEEIRTAFPSGGVFAEVAARADRESAFTALDLLTSYDRALNALVLDVDETLRSAGGTDNEIPRDTLHVLTEFHEAGVPIVICTGQTLENVKGFMIQGLGNEIVHSGKMSIVYEAGTGVFTPGHGSRTKQLLYEDLDEGVRSVFDEIRSRVLPDAPEEIRRGCHLQGNEFNVTLKPNFETGSDRAEAVIDSGVVYLLDLLGEAVATHVDGAGEEFPEHHTEDGGLDPGPAWARAFYADADPEVREVLETERETSSIGVDDVPDPVRALFERIDVAYYHADAAEIGSLELNKVAGVEAALDVLEIEDPFVLVMGDSKSDLRVMRWAEEHDTGVAAAPAHASTDVLEHVMDTDDLVFEKGQSASLLRTAFVMNLLARIE, encoded by the coding sequence ATGGAACGGTACGATCTCCTCTACAGGCTCTACGACGAGTTCGACACCGAGACGCTCCGCGAGTACCAGGACTTTGTCGACCTGTTCCCGCCCGTCGACTCCCGGGTCGCACTCGACCACTGGCAGGACGCGAACGACGAACTCGACCGCCGGAAAGAAGAGATCCGGACCGCCTTCCCGTCCGGCGGGGTGTTCGCCGAGGTTGCCGCCCGAGCCGACCGGGAGTCGGCGTTCACTGCGCTGGATCTGCTCACATCCTACGACCGGGCTCTGAATGCGCTCGTGCTCGACGTCGACGAGACGCTTCGATCCGCAGGGGGTACCGACAACGAGATCCCTCGGGACACGCTCCACGTGTTGACCGAGTTCCACGAGGCGGGCGTTCCGATCGTCATCTGCACCGGCCAGACCCTCGAGAACGTCAAGGGCTTTATGATCCAGGGGCTGGGAAACGAGATCGTCCACTCGGGGAAGATGAGTATCGTCTACGAGGCGGGAACCGGCGTGTTCACGCCCGGCCACGGCTCCCGGACGAAACAGCTCCTGTATGAAGATCTCGACGAGGGCGTCCGATCCGTCTTCGACGAGATCCGCTCGCGGGTGCTGCCGGACGCTCCAGAGGAGATCCGCCGGGGCTGTCACCTCCAGGGCAACGAGTTCAACGTCACGCTGAAGCCGAACTTCGAGACCGGAAGCGACCGCGCCGAGGCCGTGATCGACTCGGGGGTGGTGTATCTGCTCGATCTACTCGGGGAGGCTGTCGCCACACACGTGGACGGCGCTGGCGAGGAGTTCCCGGAACATCACACCGAGGACGGCGGCCTCGATCCGGGTCCGGCGTGGGCCCGGGCGTTCTACGCCGACGCGGATCCGGAGGTCCGCGAGGTGCTGGAAACCGAACGGGAGACGTCCTCGATCGGGGTCGACGACGTCCCCGACCCCGTCCGGGCGCTCTTCGAGCGGATCGACGTCGCCTACTACCACGCCGACGCCGCCGAGATCGGTTCGCTGGAACTCAACAAGGTCGCCGGGGTCGAAGCCGCCCTCGACGTGCTCGAAATCGAGGACCCGTTCGTGCTGGTGATGGGCGACAGCAAGTCGGACCTCCGAGTGATGCGGTGGGCCGAGGAACACGACACCGGGGTCGCGGCAGCACCCGCACACGCCTCCACGGACGTGCTCGAACACGTGATGGATACCGACGATCTGGTGTTCGAGAAGGGGCAGTCTGCCTCGCTTTTACGCACCGCGTTCGTGATGAATCTACTCGCCCGGATCGAATGA
- a CDS encoding DUF1102 domain-containing protein — protein sequence MDRTHFVLLAAALASGLVVVATAGAPIDALASGDRIDVIGPDDGGDATGHLELEPHDGPNGKYAFVNDDDEIEIAIDASNPNIDGERGVNVEAGTTIHDVFTVTYNASTTENDTPVTVWIEHGDDPDTDVAESELLTFTSDGKSIEGENANLTLSPNETASIGLHVDSTGADPGLVTSNFTIRAQFPTEPETDDRAVTTTRTSFSFTSPAPTLCEGTVYNARGGETTRVDACSVEIVDGVTLESAAFTTSSDDTVDVRLEGSPTQLSDRPALDPAGTGAAPLGYFTAEFEPHAGDATSVTDVSYDVFVSSERLATPGIETPGTVRNPDPIDELDPASIRLYGFDPVNESWISLETEVVETTDEGVLLRTDAGRFPVYAVGVDAPVLRVEETSLDPSTVAVDEPATVTVTLANDGLAGGDANLTLRANETVIATTTVAVPAGNRTVATVEAVFDEPGVYEITVDGEAVGELTVEAPPIGDPPETEEPSVTTPGAADSTPSTPDDPEVTPEPEDTPAEIDEPFDGIEEPAGIDLERTVGLVSLLVIVLATTYLVRRMPRR from the coding sequence ATGGACCGGACGCATTTCGTCCTCCTTGCGGCTGCGCTCGCAAGCGGCCTCGTGGTAGTGGCGACTGCCGGAGCGCCGATCGACGCGCTCGCGTCCGGGGACCGAATCGACGTGATCGGGCCGGACGACGGGGGGGACGCGACCGGGCATCTGGAGCTCGAACCACATGACGGACCGAACGGCAAGTACGCGTTCGTAAACGACGACGACGAGATCGAGATCGCCATCGACGCTTCCAATCCGAACATCGACGGGGAGCGCGGCGTCAACGTCGAAGCGGGGACGACGATACACGACGTGTTCACGGTGACGTACAACGCATCGACGACCGAAAACGACACGCCGGTGACGGTGTGGATCGAACACGGCGACGATCCGGACACCGACGTCGCGGAAAGCGAACTACTCACCTTCACCAGCGACGGCAAATCGATCGAAGGCGAGAACGCGAACCTCACCCTGTCCCCGAACGAGACGGCGTCGATCGGCCTGCACGTCGACTCGACCGGCGCAGATCCGGGCCTGGTGACGAGTAACTTCACGATTCGCGCCCAGTTCCCCACGGAACCGGAGACGGACGACCGGGCGGTGACGACGACCCGGACGAGTTTCTCCTTCACCTCGCCGGCGCCGACCCTGTGTGAGGGGACGGTGTACAACGCCAGGGGCGGCGAGACGACGCGCGTCGACGCCTGTTCCGTGGAGATCGTCGACGGTGTTACGCTCGAGTCGGCGGCGTTCACGACGTCATCCGACGACACTGTCGACGTCCGCCTCGAAGGGAGCCCAACGCAGCTCTCCGACCGGCCTGCGCTCGATCCGGCCGGGACCGGTGCCGCCCCGCTCGGTTACTTCACCGCCGAGTTCGAGCCCCACGCCGGAGACGCGACGTCGGTGACGGACGTCAGTTACGACGTCTTCGTGTCGTCGGAACGACTCGCGACGCCCGGTATCGAGACGCCCGGAACGGTACGCAACCCCGATCCGATCGACGAACTCGATCCGGCGTCGATTCGACTGTACGGCTTCGATCCGGTCAACGAGAGCTGGATATCCCTCGAAACGGAAGTCGTGGAAACGACCGACGAAGGCGTGCTCCTCCGAACCGACGCGGGTCGGTTCCCGGTGTACGCTGTCGGCGTCGACGCCCCGGTCCTGCGCGTCGAGGAGACGAGTCTCGATCCGTCGACCGTCGCGGTCGACGAACCGGCGACGGTCACTGTGACGCTCGCAAACGATGGTCTCGCCGGAGGGGACGCCAACCTCACTCTGCGGGCGAACGAAACGGTGATCGCGACGACAACGGTCGCAGTTCCGGCAGGAAACCGGACGGTCGCCACCGTCGAGGCAGTGTTCGACGAGCCGGGTGTCTACGAGATAACCGTCGACGGCGAGGCTGTCGGGGAGCTCACCGTCGAGGCGCCGCCGATCGGGGATCCGCCGGAAACCGAGGAGCCGTCGGTCACGACGCCGGGGGCGGCGGATTCGACCCCCTCCACCCCGGACGATCCCGAGGTGACGCCCGAACCAGAGGACACCCCGGCCGAGATCGACGAACCGTTCGACGGGATCGAGGAGCCCGCCGGGATCGATCTCGAGCGGACGGTCGGACTCGTTTCGTTGCTCGTCATCGTCCTGGCAACGACGTATCTCGTCAGGCGGATGCCGCGGAGATGA
- a CDS encoding thioredoxin domain-containing protein, whose protein sequence is MSDPLSRNRLDEEASPYLRQHADNPVNWQPWDETALSAARKRDRPIFLSIGYSACHWCHVMESESFADESIAAVINEEFVPIKVDREDRPDVDSLYMTVCQLVTGGGGWPLSAWLTPDGKPFYVGTYFPPESQRGRPGFEELCRRIADSWADPKQRTEMESRADQWIQAARSHLESTGESSEASNTADGVVDPLGLDDETGSDLLASATNAALRSADADHGGFGSEGPQFPQPGRLDLLLYGATAGGRDAALSAATRTLDAMAAGGMYDHVGGGFHRYAVDREWTVPHFEKMLYDNALLPPVYLDAYRITGTESYARIATETFEFLKREFQEDHGGFAATLDAESEPPVGRDGGPTEGAFYVWTPGEVHDVLAEPTATLVCERYGITDGGNFEGGTTVPTISKRVEEIADDHEMAVDAVEEAIEEGRESLFAAREDRPRPDRDGKVIAAWNGLAISAFARGALVLGDDSLADTAREALAFLRDRLWDPDAGEAGRLDRRWLDDDVAGPGYLDDYAFLARGAFDLYQATGDVEPLSVALSLSRAAIAEFWEEVDETLYYTPESGETLQVRPQEFTDGSTPSSLGVAAELLIQLDAFAPEEEFGDRADRILGTHADRIRASPIEHVSLVRAAERRRRGSFELTVAADEFPEPWRESLSKRYLPGSILAHRPPTDDGLDGWLETLGLSAAPPVWADRNAVDGEPTVYACREFSCSPPNHSISDALDWFETRDERK, encoded by the coding sequence ATGTCTGACCCGCTATCCAGGAACCGCCTCGACGAGGAGGCCAGCCCGTATCTCCGGCAGCACGCCGACAACCCGGTCAACTGGCAGCCGTGGGACGAAACGGCGCTTTCGGCCGCCCGCAAGCGCGACCGCCCGATCTTTCTTTCGATCGGCTACTCGGCGTGTCACTGGTGTCACGTGATGGAGTCGGAGTCGTTCGCCGACGAGTCGATTGCGGCGGTGATAAACGAGGAGTTCGTCCCGATCAAGGTCGACCGCGAGGACCGACCCGACGTCGACAGCCTCTACATGACGGTGTGTCAGCTCGTCACCGGGGGTGGCGGCTGGCCGCTTTCGGCGTGGCTCACGCCGGATGGAAAGCCGTTCTACGTGGGGACGTACTTCCCGCCGGAGTCGCAACGCGGTCGACCGGGATTCGAAGAACTGTGCCGACGGATCGCCGATTCCTGGGCGGATCCAAAGCAGCGTACGGAGATGGAATCGCGCGCCGACCAGTGGATCCAGGCGGCCCGAAGTCACCTGGAATCGACCGGGGAATCCTCCGAGGCATCGAATACGGCAGACGGCGTCGTCGATCCCCTGGGTCTGGACGACGAGACGGGCAGCGACCTGCTCGCGTCGGCGACGAATGCCGCGCTGCGGAGCGCGGACGCCGACCACGGCGGGTTCGGCTCCGAGGGCCCGCAGTTCCCCCAGCCCGGGCGGCTGGATCTACTTTTGTACGGCGCCACGGCAGGAGGACGGGACGCAGCGCTGTCGGCTGCAACGCGGACGCTCGACGCGATGGCAGCCGGTGGAATGTACGACCACGTCGGCGGCGGGTTCCACAGATACGCGGTCGACCGAGAGTGGACGGTCCCGCACTTCGAGAAGATGCTGTACGACAACGCGCTGTTACCCCCGGTGTATCTGGACGCGTATCGGATCACGGGAACCGAATCGTACGCCCGGATCGCGACGGAGACCTTCGAGTTCCTGAAACGGGAGTTCCAGGAGGACCACGGTGGCTTCGCCGCCACGCTCGACGCCGAAAGCGAGCCGCCGGTCGGCCGCGACGGCGGCCCGACCGAAGGCGCCTTTTACGTCTGGACCCCCGGGGAGGTGCACGACGTCCTGGCGGAGCCGACCGCGACCCTGGTGTGCGAGCGGTACGGGATCACCGACGGCGGGAACTTCGAAGGGGGAACCACCGTGCCGACGATCTCGAAGCGGGTCGAGGAGATCGCCGACGATCACGAGATGGCCGTCGACGCGGTCGAGGAGGCGATCGAAGAGGGCCGCGAGTCGCTGTTCGCCGCTCGGGAAGATCGACCGCGTCCCGATCGCGACGGGAAAGTGATCGCGGCGTGGAACGGGCTCGCGATCTCGGCGTTTGCCCGGGGCGCGCTGGTGCTGGGGGACGACAGCCTCGCGGACACCGCCCGGGAAGCGCTTGCGTTCCTTCGCGATCGGCTGTGGGATCCCGACGCCGGGGAGGCGGGACGGCTCGACCGCCGGTGGCTCGACGACGACGTGGCGGGGCCGGGCTATCTCGACGATTACGCGTTCCTCGCGCGGGGCGCGTTCGACCTGTATCAGGCCACCGGGGACGTCGAACCCCTCTCTGTTGCACTCTCGCTTTCCAGAGCCGCGATCGCGGAGTTCTGGGAGGAAGTGGACGAAACGCTGTACTACACTCCCGAATCGGGGGAAACGCTCCAGGTCCGTCCCCAGGAGTTCACCGACGGGTCCACGCCGTCGAGCCTCGGTGTCGCGGCGGAGCTACTGATCCAACTCGACGCGTTCGCGCCGGAAGAGGAGTTCGGCGACCGCGCCGACCGCATCCTCGGGACTCACGCCGACCGGATCCGGGCGAGCCCGATCGAGCACGTCTCTCTCGTCAGGGCCGCAGAGCGCCGCCGGCGCGGATCATTCGAACTGACGGTCGCTGCCGACGAGTTCCCCGAACCGTGGCGAGAGTCTCTCTCGAAACGGTACCTTCCGGGATCGATCCTCGCACATCGGCCACCGACTGACGACGGTCTCGACGGGTGGCTCGAGACGCTCGGGCTGTCTGCGGCACCGCCGGTCTGGGCGGACAGGAACGCCGTCGACGGCGAACCGACGGTGTACGCCTGTCGGGAGTTCAGTTGCTCACCGCCGAATCACTCGATTTCCGACGCGCTCGACTGGTTCGAGACGAGGGACGAGAGGAAATAG